In Longimicrobiaceae bacterium, a single window of DNA contains:
- a CDS encoding protein-L-isoaspartate(D-aspartate) O-methyltransferase produces the protein MTDRFQGQRRALIERMQAKGIRDLDVLRAFDTVKRHEFLPQAVWHMAYEDAPVPIGFAQTASQPSLQALYMQLLDIGRTDKVLEIGTGSGFQTAVLAQLADRVYSVERIRELATRARETLDNLRISNVALLVGDGTIGWSRYAPYDAILVAAGGPEVPQPLVDQLAVGGRMLVPVGTREMQRLVLVRRTPEGVEQEEVLDCTFVPLLGRFGWAEEARG, from the coding sequence GTGACCGACCGCTTCCAGGGCCAGCGGCGCGCCCTCATCGAGCGCATGCAGGCCAAGGGCATCCGCGACCTGGACGTCCTGCGCGCCTTCGACACGGTCAAGCGCCACGAGTTCCTGCCGCAGGCCGTGTGGCACATGGCGTACGAGGACGCGCCGGTGCCCATCGGTTTCGCGCAGACCGCGTCGCAGCCGTCGCTCCAGGCGCTGTACATGCAGCTGCTGGACATCGGCCGCACCGACAAGGTGCTGGAGATCGGCACCGGCTCCGGCTTCCAGACCGCCGTGCTGGCGCAGCTGGCCGACCGCGTGTACTCGGTGGAGCGCATCCGCGAGCTGGCCACGCGCGCGCGGGAGACGCTGGACAACCTGCGCATCAGCAACGTGGCCCTCCTCGTCGGCGACGGCACCATCGGCTGGAGCCGCTACGCGCCGTACGACGCCATCCTCGTGGCCGCGGGGGGGCCCGAGGTTCCGCAGCCGCTCGTGGACCAGCTCGCCGTGGGCGGGCGCATGCTCGTGCCGGTGGGGACCCGCGAGATGCAGCGCCTCGTCCTCGTCCGCCGCACCCCGGAAGGCGTTGAGCAGGAGGAAGTCCTCGACTGCACCTTCGTCCCCCTCCTCGGCCGCTTCGGCTGGGCCGAGGAAGCCCGCGGCTGA
- a CDS encoding MerR family transcriptional regulator — protein MKRRVPEREFWTIGEVCEQFGLKAHVLRYWETQFPALKPPKSRAGSRLYRARDLELIALIQRLVRDERYTLEGARQRIDELEHEGAAADLATQSLEHSFVRSLRGELEAILDLLGPEPQAG, from the coding sequence ATGAAGCGGCGCGTGCCGGAGCGGGAGTTCTGGACCATCGGCGAGGTGTGCGAGCAGTTCGGGCTCAAGGCGCACGTGCTGCGGTACTGGGAGACGCAGTTCCCCGCGCTCAAGCCGCCCAAGAGCCGCGCCGGCAGCCGCCTGTACCGGGCGCGCGACCTGGAGCTGATCGCCCTCATCCAGCGCCTGGTCCGCGACGAGCGGTACACGCTGGAGGGCGCCCGGCAGCGCATCGACGAGCTGGAGCACGAGGGGGCGGCGGCGGACCTGGCGACGCAGTCTCTGGAGCACTCGTTCGTGCGCTCGCTGCGGGGGGAGCTGGAGGCGATCCTGGACCTGCTGGGGCCGGAGCCGCAGGCCGGTTGA
- the plsY gene encoding glycerol-3-phosphate 1-O-acyltransferase PlsY, whose protein sequence is MSPWLLLAAAYLLGSVPASYLAGRWARGIDLREHGSGNLGATNTFRVLGAKVAAPVMVFDMLKGFVPALLFAGWDSSADWRWALAYGAAAIVGHVFSVYMKFKGGKGVATGAGVFLGLAPVAVGVSILVWIVLVKVTRMVSLASIVSALVVIPGLLLTHRQTEVVVLGVAMVAFIIFSHRSNVGRILAGTEPRFGASKPVVEAAAEEGV, encoded by the coding sequence GTGAGCCCCTGGCTGCTGCTGGCCGCGGCGTACCTGCTGGGCTCCGTGCCCGCCAGCTACCTGGCGGGCCGCTGGGCGCGCGGAATCGACCTGCGCGAGCACGGCAGCGGCAACCTGGGCGCCACCAACACCTTCCGCGTGCTGGGGGCGAAGGTCGCCGCGCCGGTGATGGTGTTCGACATGCTCAAGGGCTTCGTGCCGGCGCTTCTGTTCGCCGGCTGGGACAGCTCGGCGGACTGGCGTTGGGCGCTGGCGTACGGTGCCGCGGCCATCGTCGGCCACGTCTTCTCCGTGTACATGAAGTTCAAGGGCGGCAAGGGCGTGGCGACGGGCGCCGGCGTCTTCCTCGGCCTTGCACCCGTCGCCGTCGGCGTATCGATCCTCGTGTGGATCGTGCTGGTGAAGGTCACTCGGATGGTCTCGCTCGCCTCCATCGTCTCCGCCCTCGTCGTCATTCCCGGGCTGCTCTTGACGCATCGGCAGACGGAGGTCGTGGTGCTCGGCGTGGCGATGGTCGCCTTCATCATCTTCTCGCACCGCAGCAACGTGGGCCGCATCCTGGCGGGCACGGAGCCGCGGTTCGGGGCCAGCAAGCCGGTGGTGGAAGCCGCGGCGGAGGAAGGCGTATGA
- a CDS encoding NAD(P)H-dependent glycerol-3-phosphate dehydrogenase: MNERAAVVGAGAWGTALANVLAKKGIPTLMWSFEAEVADCIAREHVNRRYLADVALDPRLRATTDMGEALDGAGFVVSVSPSHVVRQVMAQAAAHMRPDAVVVSASKGIENESLKTMDEVLADVLPDGAAATSTYLSGPSFALEVGQEQPTAVTIASRSAEAAERVQELFQTPYFRVYTSADVRGVELGGSLKNVIAIAAGVAEGLGLGHNTRAALITRGLAEITRLGRAAGADPRTFAGLAGMGDLILTCTGGLSRNRTVGYELGLGKPLDEVLGGMSAVAEGVRTARSAYGLAHRMEIEMPIVEAVYALLYEGMSAADALQSLMLREPKPEHWA; encoded by the coding sequence ATGAACGAGCGGGCGGCGGTGGTGGGCGCGGGGGCATGGGGCACGGCGCTCGCCAACGTGCTGGCGAAGAAGGGCATCCCCACCCTCATGTGGTCGTTCGAGGCCGAGGTGGCGGACTGCATCGCCCGCGAGCACGTGAACCGCCGCTACCTGGCTGACGTGGCGCTGGACCCGCGCCTGCGCGCCACGACCGACATGGGCGAGGCGCTGGACGGAGCGGGGTTCGTGGTCTCCGTGAGCCCGTCGCACGTGGTCCGCCAGGTGATGGCGCAGGCGGCGGCGCACATGCGGCCGGACGCCGTGGTCGTGAGCGCGTCGAAAGGGATCGAGAACGAGTCGCTTAAGACGATGGACGAGGTGCTGGCCGACGTGCTGCCGGACGGCGCGGCGGCTACATCCACCTACCTGTCCGGGCCCAGCTTCGCGCTGGAGGTGGGGCAGGAGCAGCCGACCGCGGTCACCATCGCTTCCAGATCGGCGGAGGCGGCGGAGCGGGTGCAGGAGCTGTTTCAGACGCCGTACTTCCGCGTCTACACCAGCGCCGACGTGCGCGGCGTGGAGCTGGGCGGCTCGCTCAAGAACGTGATCGCCATCGCCGCGGGCGTGGCCGAGGGGCTGGGGCTGGGGCACAACACCCGCGCCGCGCTCATCACCCGCGGCCTGGCGGAGATCACGCGCCTGGGCCGCGCGGCGGGGGCGGACCCCCGCACCTTCGCGGGCCTGGCGGGCATGGGCGACCTCATCCTCACCTGCACCGGCGGGCTCAGCCGCAACCGCACCGTGGGCTACGAGCTGGGGCTGGGGAAGCCGCTCGACGAGGTGCTGGGCGGCATGAGCGCCGTGGCCGAGGGCGTGCGCACCGCCCGGTCCGCATACGGCCTGGCGCACAGGATGGAGATCGAGATGCCCATCGTGGAAGCCGTGTACGCGCTGCTGTACGAGGGCATGTCCGCGGCAGATGCGCTCCAGTCGCTCATGCTGCGCGAGCCCAAGCCGGAGCACTGGGCATGA
- the surE gene encoding 5'/3'-nucleotidase SurE: protein MLILCTNDDGYLATGLSVLEEAARALGEVHVVAPDREQSATSHSLTMHHPLRAKLVRRGLHHVDGTPTDCVALGVGALVDRKPDVVLSGVNHGPNMGEDVLYSGTVAGAMEATILGIPAVAISYAGRDPERIPAFGPLLGRLLPQLVARDGFPTDALLNVNLPAIDPSQVKGVRVTNLARRVFNDSLTRGQDPFGREYYWIGGGTAEWSAPEGTDAHAVAAGYVSVTPLHLDLTNYRLLENVRSWGLTA from the coding sequence ATGCTGATCCTCTGCACCAACGACGACGGATACCTGGCGACCGGCCTGTCCGTGCTGGAAGAGGCGGCGCGCGCCCTGGGCGAGGTGCACGTCGTGGCGCCGGACCGCGAGCAGAGCGCCACCAGCCACTCGCTCACCATGCACCACCCGCTGCGCGCCAAGCTCGTGCGCCGTGGCCTGCACCACGTAGACGGCACGCCCACCGACTGCGTGGCTCTGGGCGTGGGCGCGCTGGTGGACCGCAAGCCCGACGTGGTGCTCTCGGGCGTGAACCACGGCCCCAACATGGGCGAGGACGTGCTGTACTCCGGCACCGTGGCCGGCGCGATGGAGGCCACCATCCTGGGCATCCCCGCCGTCGCGATCTCGTACGCCGGGCGCGACCCGGAGCGCATCCCCGCCTTCGGCCCGCTGCTGGGGCGCCTGCTGCCGCAGCTCGTGGCGCGCGACGGCTTCCCGACGGACGCGCTGCTGAATGTGAACCTGCCCGCCATCGACCCCTCGCAGGTCAAGGGCGTGCGCGTGACCAACCTGGCGCGCCGCGTGTTCAACGACTCGCTCACGCGCGGGCAGGACCCGTTCGGCCGCGAGTACTACTGGATCGGTGGGGGCACCGCGGAGTGGTCGGCGCCAGAGGGCACGGACGCGCACGCCGTGGCGGCGGGCTACGTCTCGGTCACGCCGCTGCACCTGGACCTCACCAACTACCGGCTGCTCGAGAACGTGCGGTCGTGGGGGCTCACCGCGTGA
- a CDS encoding zinc-ribbon domain-containing protein, with protein MPVCATCGHEMTDDQEVCPHCGSPAGELFRCERCGTGYDDADACPACGKVRVPAACERHPDRAAHSRCVICGSPVCAECSDPDRPTALCPDHSDVTVIEGWAQVYSTTGEVEGQMLVENLRAEGLDAQLYSQSDRTFPVDMGELSIVRVLVPVWEYAQALELIRDYMDTGGEVAFACPSCGEVYEPGATTCTSCGAALSA; from the coding sequence ATGCCCGTCTGCGCCACGTGCGGCCACGAGATGACCGACGACCAGGAAGTCTGTCCCCACTGCGGCTCCCCGGCCGGCGAGCTCTTCCGATGCGAGCGCTGCGGCACCGGCTACGACGACGCCGACGCGTGCCCGGCCTGCGGCAAGGTGCGCGTCCCCGCCGCCTGCGAGCGCCACCCGGACCGCGCCGCCCACTCGCGCTGCGTGATCTGCGGCAGCCCCGTGTGCGCCGAGTGCAGCGACCCGGACCGCCCCACCGCGCTGTGCCCGGACCACTCCGACGTCACGGTCATCGAAGGCTGGGCGCAGGTCTACAGCACCACCGGCGAGGTGGAAGGCCAGATGCTGGTGGAGAACCTTCGCGCCGAGGGCCTGGACGCGCAGCTCTACTCGCAGAGCGACCGCACCTTCCCCGTGGACATGGGCGAGCTGAGCATCGTGCGCGTGCTCGTACCCGTGTGGGAGTACGCGCAGGCGCTGGAGCTGATCCGCGACTACATGGACACCGGCGGCGAGGTCGCCTTCGCATGCCCGTCGTGCGGCGAGGTGTACGAGCCCGGCGCCACCACCTGCACCAGTTGCGGCGCCGCGCTCAGCGCATAG
- the der gene encoding ribosome biogenesis GTPase Der encodes MKLPVVAVVGRPNVGKSTFFNRVLGQRLAIVEDRPGVTRDRNFARADWGGRNFYLVDTGGMIEGSDEPMDRLIRDQVLTAIAEADVLVQLVDGKSGPHPLDYAVAEHLRRTQKPSLLVVNKIDNLGAPTAVAHHDFWDLGLGEPLPVGSLSGKGSGDVLDAIIAHLPEWEGEEDTSLRVAVIGKPNVGKSSFVNRLLGEERLVVSDVAGTTRDAIDTPMQYHGHNLVFVDTAGLRRQSRVDESIEFYSTIRTERAIERADVCLLLIDATDPIAVQDLKIAEKAWDAGCALVVVANKWDLVEKETMTAPAYEKSLRERATFLKHVPILFTSTITGQRVHKTLQLILEVQEQRMRRVSTHEVNDTLRALVAKAKPPHFGGHPVKLMYATQTAVAPPTFLVWSNHPEGVPESYQRYIYNGFREAWGFLGAPVRIELRGRKEGEGDEQ; translated from the coding sequence GTGAAACTCCCCGTGGTGGCCGTGGTTGGACGGCCGAACGTTGGCAAGTCGACCTTCTTCAACCGCGTGCTGGGCCAGCGCCTCGCCATCGTCGAGGACCGGCCCGGGGTGACCCGCGACCGCAACTTCGCCCGCGCCGACTGGGGCGGGCGTAACTTCTACCTCGTGGACACCGGCGGCATGATCGAGGGCTCGGACGAGCCCATGGACCGCCTCATCCGCGACCAGGTGCTCACGGCCATCGCCGAGGCCGACGTGCTGGTGCAGCTCGTGGACGGCAAGTCGGGCCCGCACCCGCTGGACTACGCCGTGGCCGAGCACCTGCGCCGCACGCAGAAGCCCTCCCTGCTCGTCGTGAACAAGATTGACAACCTGGGCGCGCCCACGGCGGTGGCGCACCACGACTTCTGGGACCTGGGCCTGGGCGAGCCGCTTCCCGTGGGCTCGCTGAGCGGCAAGGGCAGCGGCGACGTGCTGGACGCCATCATCGCCCACCTGCCGGAGTGGGAGGGCGAGGAGGACACGTCGCTGCGCGTGGCCGTGATCGGCAAGCCCAACGTGGGCAAGTCCAGCTTCGTGAACCGGCTGCTGGGCGAGGAGCGGCTGGTGGTCTCGGACGTGGCGGGCACGACGCGCGACGCCATCGACACGCCCATGCAGTACCACGGGCACAACCTGGTCTTCGTGGACACGGCCGGCCTGCGACGCCAGAGCCGCGTGGACGAGAGCATCGAGTTCTACAGCACCATCCGCACGGAGCGCGCGATCGAGCGGGCCGACGTGTGCCTGCTGCTCATCGACGCGACCGATCCCATCGCCGTGCAGGACCTGAAGATCGCGGAGAAGGCGTGGGACGCGGGGTGCGCCCTCGTCGTGGTCGCCAACAAGTGGGACCTGGTGGAGAAGGAGACGATGACCGCGCCGGCGTACGAGAAGTCGCTGCGCGAGCGCGCCACCTTCCTCAAGCACGTGCCCATCCTCTTCACCAGCACCATCACTGGCCAGCGCGTACACAAGACGCTGCAGCTGATCCTGGAGGTGCAGGAGCAGCGGATGCGGCGCGTGAGCACGCACGAGGTGAACGACACCCTGCGCGCCCTGGTCGCCAAGGCCAAGCCGCCGCACTTCGGGGGGCACCCGGTGAAGCTGATGTACGCCACGCAGACGGCGGTGGCGCCGCCCACGTTCCTGGTCTGGTCCAACCACCCGGAGGGCGTGCCGGAGAGCTACCAGCGCTACATCTACAATGGTTTCCGCGAGGCGTGGGGCTTCCTGGGCGCGCCGGTGCGCATCGAGCTGCGCGGGCGCAAGGAGGGCGAGGGGGACGAGCAGTGA
- a CDS encoding type II toxin-antitoxin system RelE/ParE family toxin, translating into MKSAFTNSFLRDVRKLPDDEIREQVRGVILAVEASSDLRDVANVKKLSGRGSSFRIRVGNYRIGMTVEGGTAIFVRVLPRRDIYRFFP; encoded by the coding sequence ATGAAGTCCGCCTTCACCAACTCCTTCCTGCGCGACGTTCGCAAGCTCCCCGACGACGAGATCCGTGAGCAGGTGCGTGGCGTTATCCTGGCTGTGGAGGCGTCGAGCGATCTTCGCGACGTGGCGAATGTGAAGAAGCTTTCCGGACGCGGGTCGTCTTTCCGTATCCGCGTGGGCAACTATCGAATCGGGATGACCGTGGAAGGTGGGACGGCCATCTTCGTGCGCGTGCTTCCGCGGCGTGACATCTACCGCTTCTTCCCTTGA